In Malus sylvestris chromosome 16, drMalSylv7.2, whole genome shotgun sequence, the following are encoded in one genomic region:
- the LOC126606810 gene encoding zinc finger protein JAGGED-like isoform X2 codes for MRPDEGNPLDLNNLPEDHYGRDGQQVADVSSSGSYRKKKNGAKDGKDESGKVYECRFCSLKFCKSQALGGHMNRHRQERETEQLNRARRLVFNNDNLAAPPPHLGCCHPIPPGGYHHTAAAGNNIGGADPTLPLRFPPRMFSASSSNTLIPPPLPPQLGVQVQPPQPYLYPSPSRPMPFPTSSHYPHHQVNDYYVGHVLSNNTRTPSYGHPNVNYGVAPAESTNYTCIGAPVGPGRGGGGGGCSGRGRGRDESLHVNQEEALNWSRSYAGTPPSINRFQHGS; via the exons AT GCGACCTGATGAAGGAAACCCACTAGACCTCAACAACTTGCCCGAGGATCATTACGGCAGAGATGGCCAACAAGTTGCCGACGTCAGCTCCTCCG GCAGctacagaaaaaagaaaaacggCGCAAAAGATGGAAAGGACGAGAGTGGGAAGGTCTACGAGTGTAGGTTTTGCTCCCTCAAGTTCTGCAAATCCCAGGCCCTCGGGGGACACATGAACCGCCACCGTCAAG AAAGGGAGACAGAACAACTAAACAGGGCTCGTCGGTTGGTTTTCAATAACGATAACCTAGCCGCCCCTCCTCCTCACCTAGG ATGCTGCCATCCGATTCCACCAGGAGGGTATCATCATACGGCTGCTGCAGGTAACAACATTGGTGGTGCTGATCCAACATTACCTCTCAGATTTCCACCAAGAATGTTTTCTGCCTCTTCATCAAACACCCTTATACCACCGCCATTGCCACCGCAGCTAGGTGTACAAGTACAACCCCCTCAACCCTACTTATATCCGTCTCCGTCACGGCCCATGCCCTTCCCTACTTCTTCGCACTACCCTCATCATCAAGTCAATGACTATTATGTTGGACATGTTCTTAGCAACAATACTCGCACTCCTTCATACGGGCATCCAAATGTGAACTACGGAGTGGCACCGGCGGAGTCCACCAACTACACTTGCATTGGAGCGCCTGTGGGACCAGGaagaggtggaggtggaggtggttgTAGTGGTCGTGGTCGTGGTAGAGACGAATCGCTGCACGTGAATCAGGAAGAAGCATTGAATTGGAGCAGGAGCTACGCAGGGACTCCTCCTTCGATCAATCGATTTCAACATGGCTCCTAA
- the LOC126606810 gene encoding zinc finger protein JAGGED-like isoform X1: protein MRPDEGNPLDLNNLPEDHYGRDGQQVADVSSSVAGSYRKKKNGAKDGKDESGKVYECRFCSLKFCKSQALGGHMNRHRQERETEQLNRARRLVFNNDNLAAPPPHLGCCHPIPPGGYHHTAAAGNNIGGADPTLPLRFPPRMFSASSSNTLIPPPLPPQLGVQVQPPQPYLYPSPSRPMPFPTSSHYPHHQVNDYYVGHVLSNNTRTPSYGHPNVNYGVAPAESTNYTCIGAPVGPGRGGGGGGCSGRGRGRDESLHVNQEEALNWSRSYAGTPPSINRFQHGS from the exons AT GCGACCTGATGAAGGAAACCCACTAGACCTCAACAACTTGCCCGAGGATCATTACGGCAGAGATGGCCAACAAGTTGCCGACGTCAGCTCCTCCG TTGCAGGCAGctacagaaaaaagaaaaacggCGCAAAAGATGGAAAGGACGAGAGTGGGAAGGTCTACGAGTGTAGGTTTTGCTCCCTCAAGTTCTGCAAATCCCAGGCCCTCGGGGGACACATGAACCGCCACCGTCAAG AAAGGGAGACAGAACAACTAAACAGGGCTCGTCGGTTGGTTTTCAATAACGATAACCTAGCCGCCCCTCCTCCTCACCTAGG ATGCTGCCATCCGATTCCACCAGGAGGGTATCATCATACGGCTGCTGCAGGTAACAACATTGGTGGTGCTGATCCAACATTACCTCTCAGATTTCCACCAAGAATGTTTTCTGCCTCTTCATCAAACACCCTTATACCACCGCCATTGCCACCGCAGCTAGGTGTACAAGTACAACCCCCTCAACCCTACTTATATCCGTCTCCGTCACGGCCCATGCCCTTCCCTACTTCTTCGCACTACCCTCATCATCAAGTCAATGACTATTATGTTGGACATGTTCTTAGCAACAATACTCGCACTCCTTCATACGGGCATCCAAATGTGAACTACGGAGTGGCACCGGCGGAGTCCACCAACTACACTTGCATTGGAGCGCCTGTGGGACCAGGaagaggtggaggtggaggtggttgTAGTGGTCGTGGTCGTGGTAGAGACGAATCGCTGCACGTGAATCAGGAAGAAGCATTGAATTGGAGCAGGAGCTACGCAGGGACTCCTCCTTCGATCAATCGATTTCAACATGGCTCCTAA